A genomic segment from Paenibacillus sp. FSL K6-1096 encodes:
- a CDS encoding GreA/GreB family elongation factor, whose translation MSHSLKTISLREELVQQLVYLDEHKFSILDRGTWESPAERAEVQAMIRRYQETVERILAGDDGPLQRSMVLVGSQVSLRIGQETLKEAYRIVIPGEAELDEFCISLWSPMGRGLILACPGDTVTIQTPFGSDEVLILDNVYE comes from the coding sequence ATGAGCCATAGTCTCAAGACGATTTCACTGCGGGAGGAACTGGTGCAGCAGCTGGTCTATCTCGATGAGCATAAATTCTCGATTCTGGACAGGGGGACCTGGGAGTCGCCGGCAGAGCGGGCCGAGGTGCAGGCCATGATCCGCAGGTACCAGGAGACGGTGGAGCGGATTCTGGCCGGTGATGACGGGCCGCTTCAGCGTTCAATGGTGCTGGTCGGGTCGCAGGTGTCGCTGCGGATCGGCCAGGAGACGCTGAAGGAGGCATACCGGATTGTGATTCCCGGTGAAGCCGAGCTGGATGAATTCTGTATCTCGCTCTGGTCTCCGATGGGCAGAGGACTGATTCTGGCCTGTCCGGGGGATACCGTGACAATTCAGACCCCGTTCGGAAGTGATGAAGTGCTGATCCTTGATAATGTATATGAGTGA
- a CDS encoding alpha-L-rhamnosidase C-terminal domain-containing protein yields MYKANLRIGRGGIHDAFNKVFIAPRGPAGPATQTACVLALMFGLVEGEAKDRTVAGLIGLLEASGYHLTTGFVGTPYLNLVLAEAGRYVAAYKLLLQTDYPSWLYPVTRGATTIWEHWDGSFWSATMNSFNHYAYGAVGDFLYRYVAGIEQTEEGPGYKQFLIQPHPGGGLTSAAAGLESMYGMIRSEWTLSSGRMELTAVVPPNTTATVLLPDALLTEVSESGAGNGQQLEQVPGIHSAEQLAQGVKLTLGSGEYRFACNYTCISGV; encoded by the coding sequence ATGTATAAGGCCAATCTTAGAATAGGGCGGGGTGGAATCCATGATGCGTTCAATAAGGTCTTCATCGCACCAAGGGGGCCGGCAGGTCCGGCTACCCAGACAGCCTGTGTGCTGGCGTTAATGTTCGGTCTGGTGGAGGGGGAAGCGAAAGATCGCACAGTTGCGGGACTTATCGGACTGCTGGAGGCGAGCGGGTATCACCTGACGACAGGGTTTGTCGGGACGCCTTATCTGAATCTGGTGCTTGCTGAAGCGGGCCGTTACGTTGCTGCCTACAAGCTCCTGCTGCAGACGGACTATCCTTCCTGGCTGTATCCGGTCACCCGCGGGGCCACTACGATCTGGGAGCATTGGGACGGCAGCTTTTGGAGTGCGACGATGAATTCGTTCAATCATTATGCTTACGGAGCGGTTGGCGATTTCCTGTACCGCTATGTGGCCGGGATTGAGCAGACAGAGGAGGGGCCGGGCTATAAGCAGTTTCTGATCCAGCCGCATCCGGGAGGCGGACTGACTTCTGCTGCCGCCGGGCTGGAATCGATGTACGGGATGATCCGCTCTGAATGGACGCTTAGCTCCGGCCGGATGGAATTGACCGCCGTTGTTCCCCCGAATACTACAGCTACGGTGCTACTGCCGGACGCCTTGCTGACGGAAGTGTCTGAGAGCGGTGCGGGGAACGGACAGCAGCTTGAACAGGTCCCCGGTATTCATTCCGCCGAACAACTGGCACAGGGCGTGAAGCTTACACTCGGCTCCGGGGAATACAGATTTGCTTGTAACTACACTTGCATTTCCGGAGTATAA
- a CDS encoding ATP-binding cassette domain-containing protein, giving the protein MIKVQHLSFSFPHKELYTDISFTLEEAQHCAFIGTSGSGKSTLIDILMDRDRYLFDGSVEVEPGCSIGYVSQFAKPDLSLDTTVFEYIAGPFIKLQAEIQTICTEMETSAEIEPLLEKYQLALDALEALGGDDYESLIHKQLNLADLMKHRDLKISGLSGGEFKLVQVMKEMLVQPDVLIMDEPDVFLDFDNLNALRQLINSHKGILLVVTHNRYLLNHCFNKIIHLENKELQEFDGRYLEYNLSLLQTKIELQELALAEQEEIERNDVIIDNLRAIATYNAEASRGRALKARVKFQERLEARRIKAPFVDIKQPQIHFGMVHEPQDAAAPVVTVHEYRAAFDELLLDQVSFEMNATDKIALIGPNGTGKTTLLRDIALGRHDSITFSPEARVAYLSQLQGEVLNDSNTLLEEFIEAGMTTYDEIRLHLASYGFEGEIVNQRIAALSGGEKNLLQLAKVSALKANVLLLDEPTSHLDTYTQIALDKAIREYKGAILMISHDFYSVVNGMDYVLIIDGKTIRKMTVKKFKKMIYARHFDKDYLELEQQKQAAETRVELALQDNNFELAKSLVAQLEELIKRM; this is encoded by the coding sequence ATGATTAAAGTTCAACACCTGAGCTTCTCCTTCCCGCACAAAGAGCTCTACACTGACATTTCGTTTACGCTTGAAGAGGCGCAGCATTGCGCTTTTATCGGAACCAGCGGCAGCGGGAAAAGCACCCTGATCGACATCCTGATGGACCGGGACAGATATTTGTTCGACGGCAGCGTTGAGGTGGAGCCTGGTTGCAGCATCGGATATGTCAGCCAGTTCGCCAAGCCGGACCTGTCTCTGGATACGACCGTATTTGAATATATAGCCGGCCCCTTCATCAAGCTCCAGGCTGAAATCCAGACCATCTGCACAGAGATGGAGACCTCTGCGGAGATTGAGCCGCTGCTGGAGAAGTATCAATTGGCTCTGGACGCTTTGGAAGCCCTGGGCGGGGATGATTATGAGAGCCTCATTCACAAGCAGCTTAATCTGGCCGACCTCATGAAGCACAGGGATCTTAAGATATCCGGGCTGAGCGGCGGGGAATTCAAGCTGGTGCAGGTAATGAAGGAAATGCTGGTCCAGCCAGACGTCCTGATTATGGATGAGCCGGATGTATTTCTTGACTTCGACAACCTGAATGCGCTTAGGCAGCTCATTAACTCCCATAAGGGAATCCTGCTGGTGGTTACGCACAACCGCTATCTGCTAAACCATTGTTTTAACAAAATCATTCATCTCGAAAATAAGGAGCTGCAGGAGTTTGACGGCCGCTATCTGGAGTACAACCTCTCCCTGCTTCAGACGAAGATAGAGCTGCAGGAGCTGGCCCTTGCCGAACAGGAGGAGATTGAGCGCAACGATGTGATCATCGATAATCTCCGCGCGATCGCCACCTATAATGCCGAAGCCTCCAGAGGACGGGCGCTGAAAGCGAGAGTGAAGTTCCAGGAAAGGCTGGAAGCCCGCAGAATTAAAGCGCCGTTCGTGGATATTAAGCAGCCGCAGATTCATTTCGGGATGGTGCATGAGCCGCAGGACGCTGCCGCTCCTGTTGTGACGGTCCATGAGTACCGGGCCGCCTTCGATGAGCTGCTGCTCGATCAGGTTAGCTTCGAGATGAATGCTACGGATAAAATCGCCCTGATCGGTCCCAACGGAACCGGAAAGACGACCTTACTGCGCGATATTGCGCTGGGCCGGCACGATTCTATAACCTTCAGCCCGGAGGCTAGAGTTGCCTATCTGTCCCAGCTTCAGGGTGAAGTGCTGAACGATTCCAACACCCTGCTCGAAGAATTCATTGAGGCCGGAATGACCACGTATGATGAGATCCGCCTGCACTTGGCAAGCTATGGCTTCGAAGGTGAGATCGTGAACCAGCGGATAGCTGCCCTGTCCGGCGGCGAAAAGAATCTGCTGCAGCTGGCCAAGGTATCCGCCTTGAAGGCCAATGTCCTGCTGCTTGATGAGCCGACCAGCCATCTGGACACCTACACGCAAATCGCGCTGGACAAAGCGATCCGGGAGTACAAGGGTGCGATTCTGATGATCTCCCATGACTTCTATTCCGTGGTCAACGGGATGGATTATGTGCTGATCATTGACGGGAAGACGATCCGCAAGATGACGGTCAAGAAATTTAAGAAGATGATCTACGCCCGGCATTTCGATAAGGATTACCTGGAGCTGGAGCAGCAGAAGCAAGCTGCGGAAACCCGGGTGGAGCTGGCGCTGCAGGATAACAATTTTGAGCTTGCCAAAAGTCTCGTCGCCCAGCTGGAAGAATTGATAAAGCGGATGTAA
- a CDS encoding Rrf2 family transcriptional regulator, with translation MKYSKATNYALHTMLFLVAHTPDKPIGVQQLAERQNVSPTYLSKILTKLVKAGLIESTSGANGGYRLRRKGEEISFLDIIHAIEGTASLFDCTLDHPSECLIQQEMVKAEGQMEDYLRNKMMSELADKMRAWQQ, from the coding sequence ATGAAGTATTCCAAAGCAACGAACTACGCGCTGCACACGATGCTGTTCCTGGTCGCGCACACGCCGGATAAGCCGATTGGGGTCCAGCAGCTGGCCGAGCGGCAGAATGTCTCGCCTACCTATCTGTCCAAGATTCTGACCAAGCTGGTCAAGGCGGGGCTGATCGAGTCCACTTCCGGCGCGAACGGGGGGTACCGCCTGCGGCGCAAGGGGGAAGAGATCTCCTTCCTGGATATCATCCATGCCATCGAAGGCACGGCCTCGCTGTTCGACTGCACCCTGGACCATCCCAGCGAGTGCCTGATCCAGCAGGAGATGGTCAAGGCCGAGGGGCAGATGGAGGATTATCTGCGGAATAAGATGATGTCTGAGCTGGCAGATAAGATGCGGGCATGGCAGCAGTAG
- a CDS encoding NAD(+) synthase — MQNYGFARVAAASPELRVADCVFNAEQIIEVIKTAHAQEVEYLVLPELCITGYSCADLFLQPRLQDAAVEALLRITAATVEHQMIVIAGLPLPIKSRLFNCAAVIQQGRILGIVVKTCIPGYSEFYEPRWFAGAEELETDEVRIGEATVPVGNDLIFACKGNRNLSFGVEICEDLWVPVPPSSLLAQAGATLLFNPSASNELVGKADYRRQLVSSQSASCVAGYVYAGCNTGESTTDVVFGGHSLIAENGQLLAESERFTHESRIITADIDLPRLQYSRTVMGTFRAGKGGRNYRELLYASPASGSSRRELKRTVGVNPFVPGNPLQRDERCQEILSIQTSGLMKRIRHIGTKQAVIGISGGLDSTLALLVAVRAMERLGRPASDVLAVTMPGFGTTSRTYDNAVGLIKALGATLKVVDIKAACLQHFEDIGHDPEVHDLTYENVQARERTQILMDLANKNGGIVIGTGDLSELALGWCTYNGDHMSMYSVNSGIPKTLIQYVVAWYADHEADETVNKLLYSIIETGISPELLPPSATGEIVQLTENILGPYIVHDFFLYYMLRTGATPGKMLYLAEHAFGGAYPREQLIAWLKVFVTRFFTQQFKRSCLPDGPKVGTVSLSPRGDWRMPSDASAALWLQEIEEL; from the coding sequence ATGCAGAATTACGGATTCGCCAGAGTCGCGGCCGCATCCCCCGAGCTTCGGGTAGCTGACTGCGTCTTCAATGCAGAACAAATTATAGAAGTGATTAAAACCGCACATGCCCAGGAGGTGGAGTATCTGGTCCTGCCGGAGCTGTGCATCACCGGCTACAGCTGTGCGGACCTGTTCCTCCAGCCCCGGCTGCAGGATGCTGCCGTAGAGGCGCTGCTGCGGATTACCGCCGCAACGGTGGAGCATCAGATGATTGTGATCGCCGGCCTGCCCCTCCCCATCAAAAGCAGGCTGTTCAACTGTGCCGCTGTCATCCAGCAGGGCCGGATTCTCGGGATTGTGGTCAAGACCTGCATTCCCGGTTACAGTGAGTTCTACGAGCCGCGCTGGTTTGCCGGTGCGGAGGAGCTGGAGACCGATGAGGTGCGGATCGGCGAAGCTACCGTGCCGGTCGGCAATGATCTGATCTTCGCTTGCAAGGGTAACCGGAATCTCTCCTTCGGCGTCGAGATCTGCGAGGACCTCTGGGTGCCGGTGCCGCCCAGCAGCCTGCTGGCCCAGGCCGGAGCCACGCTGCTGTTCAACCCGTCAGCCAGCAATGAGCTGGTCGGCAAGGCCGATTACCGCCGCCAGCTCGTAAGTAGCCAGTCCGCCTCCTGCGTGGCCGGTTATGTCTATGCAGGCTGCAATACCGGCGAATCGACCACCGATGTCGTCTTCGGCGGGCATTCGCTGATCGCGGAGAACGGCCAATTGCTGGCCGAATCGGAGCGTTTCACCCATGAGAGCCGGATCATCACCGCCGACATCGACCTGCCGCGCCTTCAGTACTCCCGCACCGTGATGGGAACGTTCCGGGCCGGCAAGGGCGGCCGCAATTACCGCGAGCTGCTCTACGCTTCACCGGCCAGCGGCAGCAGCCGCCGGGAGCTGAAGCGGACGGTGGGCGTCAACCCGTTCGTGCCGGGCAATCCGCTGCAGCGGGACGAACGCTGCCAGGAGATCCTCTCGATCCAGACCTCCGGCCTGATGAAGCGTATCCGCCACATCGGCACCAAGCAGGCGGTCATCGGCATCTCCGGCGGGCTGGATTCCACGCTGGCGCTGCTGGTCGCCGTCCGCGCGATGGAGCGACTCGGGCGTCCGGCCAGTGACGTGCTGGCGGTCACAATGCCCGGCTTCGGCACGACAAGCCGCACCTATGACAACGCCGTCGGCTTGATCAAGGCGCTCGGCGCCACCCTGAAGGTCGTAGACATCAAGGCGGCCTGCCTCCAGCACTTCGAGGACATCGGCCACGACCCCGAGGTGCATGACCTGACCTACGAGAACGTACAAGCCCGCGAACGCACGCAGATTCTGATGGACCTTGCCAACAAGAACGGCGGCATTGTTATCGGCACTGGCGATTTGTCCGAGCTTGCCTTGGGCTGGTGCACCTACAACGGCGACCACATGTCCATGTACAGTGTGAATTCGGGCATTCCGAAGACGCTGATCCAATATGTGGTCGCCTGGTATGCGGACCATGAAGCCGATGAGACCGTCAATAAGCTGCTCTACAGCATCATCGAGACCGGAATCAGCCCCGAGCTGCTGCCGCCTTCGGCCACAGGGGAGATTGTCCAGCTCACCGAGAACATTCTCGGACCTTACATTGTGCATGACTTCTTCCTGTATTACATGCTGCGCACAGGGGCCACCCCCGGAAAAATGCTCTACCTCGCCGAGCACGCCTTCGGCGGAGCCTATCCCAGAGAGCAGCTGATCGCCTGGCTGAAGGTGTTCGTCACCCGCTTCTTCACCCAGCAGTTCAAGCGCTCCTGCCTGCCGGACGGCCCGAAGGTCGGCACAGTCAGCCTCTCGCCGCGCGGCGACTGGCGGATGCCGAGCGATGCCTCTGCGGCGCTCTGGCTGCAGGAGATCGAAGAATTGTAG
- a CDS encoding antibiotic biosynthesis monooxygenase: MSRIANTPAPPYYAVIFTSERTDGDQQYADMAEEMVQLAAAQPGFLGMESAREGVGITVSYWDSPEAIRQWKQNERHLVAQRRGIGEWYQSYKTRVCKVERDYGFEK; encoded by the coding sequence ATGAGCAGGATTGCCAACACCCCCGCACCACCTTATTATGCAGTGATTTTCACCTCTGAACGAACAGACGGTGACCAACAATATGCGGACATGGCAGAAGAAATGGTGCAGCTTGCCGCCGCCCAGCCTGGATTCCTCGGCATGGAGAGTGCCAGGGAAGGCGTGGGGATTACGGTATCCTACTGGGATTCTCCCGAAGCCATACGGCAATGGAAGCAGAACGAGCGGCATCTGGTCGCCCAGCGCAGAGGGATCGGGGAATGGTATCAGTCTTATAAGACAAGAGTGTGCAAGGTGGAAAGAGATTATGGCTTTGAAAAATAG
- a CDS encoding methyltransferase domain-containing protein, with protein MNNGLFDASVWEKAWQEDPKAMANKFKAMGMNPHTSFDHKAKVFNEEVFSSAGRERSERIITWMEGQGVDFSGLTVLDVGAASGGFTVPFMERGARVTAVEPNVPLSELFLENTAAAAPGQVELVREAFEDIDIAARGWLNAFDLVFVSMCPAVFDWESAEKVISCARQYCYISTSAGVQEHSLMNELLPLLTGREVHAESSDMAYLMQLLYLKGYSYESIISREAKSKEVSPEEAFAEVLEMLPLHHLDGNDTVRQTVQDYLHTAYPEQKVIIRQGGRFGKVLIRLQDQRMYSRAAAASSIQ; from the coding sequence ATGAATAACGGATTATTTGATGCAAGCGTATGGGAGAAGGCCTGGCAGGAGGACCCCAAGGCGATGGCTAACAAGTTCAAGGCGATGGGGATGAACCCGCACACAAGCTTCGACCATAAGGCGAAGGTTTTCAATGAGGAGGTATTCAGCAGTGCCGGGCGGGAGCGAAGCGAGCGGATTATTACCTGGATGGAAGGCCAGGGGGTGGACTTCAGCGGCCTGACTGTGCTGGATGTGGGGGCCGCCTCGGGCGGCTTCACGGTGCCTTTTATGGAGAGAGGGGCCAGGGTTACCGCGGTAGAGCCTAATGTACCTTTATCTGAGCTTTTTCTGGAAAACACGGCGGCAGCGGCTCCCGGGCAGGTTGAGCTGGTGCGCGAAGCGTTTGAGGATATCGACATTGCCGCCCGGGGCTGGCTGAATGCCTTCGATCTGGTCTTCGTGTCCATGTGTCCGGCCGTATTCGATTGGGAGAGCGCCGAGAAGGTGATCAGCTGTGCCCGTCAGTATTGTTACATCAGCACGTCGGCAGGCGTCCAGGAGCATAGCCTGATGAACGAATTGCTGCCGCTGCTGACCGGCCGTGAGGTCCATGCAGAATCCTCGGATATGGCCTATCTGATGCAACTGCTGTATCTGAAGGGGTATAGCTACGAGTCCATTATATCCCGGGAAGCCAAAAGCAAGGAGGTCTCCCCGGAGGAGGCATTTGCTGAAGTGCTGGAGATGCTGCCTCTGCATCATTTGGACGGGAACGATACGGTCCGCCAGACTGTACAGGATTATCTGCACACTGCTTATCCGGAGCAAAAGGTGATTATCCGCCAGGGCGGTCGGTTCGGCAAGGTGCTGATCCGGCTGCAGGACCAGAGGATGTACAGCCGGGCGGCGGCTGCTTCGTCCATTCAGTGA